A stretch of Tigriopus californicus strain San Diego chromosome 11, Tcal_SD_v2.1, whole genome shotgun sequence DNA encodes these proteins:
- the LOC131890023 gene encoding protein turtle-like isoform X2 — translation MSPSSSGRSQRRFKAMGVSDMPTSVPLVLFVILALCLHTVPGFPSAPSEADHITANAGDSVVFNCDVHFPEGKAVPYVVQYRKKGKDLPIYIWYANYPSHVDKEYAGRVSKIDSMDSIYGLASLNITNVNEKDRGWYNCEVLFLNRGPDTTNNGTWYHMDVHAPPYFMDTPDEIMYVNTHDSTILSCEAGGTPAPEILWFKGDKAIQISHRIGVFNDGTELRISNILERDLGDYTCIARNGVYNGSIHFTTKLVMAGAAVITDPPKNQTAAEGHGVSFECKGEANPGNISVAWFKDGIPIQSVRSPNFEASVTSDGTLVIRKAKSESQGRYTCKVSNGIGRPIEATAYLAIEYPARVTYHPDVQYIPRGLQGIIRCYIDSNPPIQFVTWTKDKRIYDPFGLPGVMAMENGSILIDRVTQEHAGDYVCTPYNIHGTGRSSKVMQVIIKDPPTMLRRPEQEYHRSVGDKITMPCRAIGTPKPKISWRRVDGHHLPRKRHKLYNGELTLDALHKSDHGVYECVVENEVATIVARTELKIERTTPHAPTNLTVANSQTFAVTIEWMPGYSGCAACQQTYKIRYREKDSKFPNWIELAVNPPDARKIRIHNLKSNTKYEFQVIGTNEYGDGMYSQIIEAQTKADGGLEWSVYPPTASPSEQSTSTACRGRLRKNGTLTSKPRGARRKLLSSDCIDLNLEIHGCSCRNSGSGPTDIPPGEAPPPATNLSLTQEAGGWVLRWQGPPKGSNVSYYTIQIKKNSQGGKWKPLTDQKIDVEEASYMFKNMGTAKSYLFRVFSHSVTSYSISEEHAYDLPENVKRRAVTAGLIGGILFFIVAIVLSVCTVKICNKRRRRKQERAYNMVACRLSQTRNGGQMSQQVPLKRNGKSGIPAMRMSHSNSDPHPMYRPQTTKKSLSLRKGLMSMFDQTADCIMSLEERLVSINNNQTVHGQTHSNRAYWSNEPDYSDGKERARPFKLGSQRRGVKYSFHVEYPSSSGNRGLISRSKDGKFHLEDDDVNDEGGFEVALPPNRFRTRSVAIIAGYTSERLYSNMPPGAFVVESGMYKVGADREWERPEPIYWRQVVYGKNGSDGSGTLPKPPHPRSKQVGRLAEEDLKRLRAMEPSSTSINTINGNSSQQNLIRTSNLELVRADQGTAAGHVKLRASSPLDQQVPLTAWMSPIHNYSDVSSVSHQERSIPSTLLTNPTSSLSLTSPNLTAENTASSRSLKNTQRSTDLHTIPEHLPSEEEAPPAYSATPEQNLSVVQADIHHPGLPNQPRAYALPSQHPYWAAGHTYLNADVMFPNYALNYPAPVHGSISPSRQYPDLPTPTIPYWHSLYVQPAVDPRLWDLQNPLATSSPPIREAAGEAPPEYENMKYMSGRRTAMQPPTRPIKRKPPDLAQSRSKQNRHSAVIDGQLANRQDLNKPTVSVSSSSKNNPGTPGQSRSRAEDQLSLVSEVLDAEVTALTNSSSPGSYSNGGTFDGHEQHDLEEVQEAIKKAKERMGSPSTTTTTLGGGSLSQPEESSSSSGIPSKNNSQHQTSSSSSHSTSGSNANQASLMSPDLSSKSTLEPILEPIQPFYENWPPLKVGTGYLPAIQPKVHTYYGYQYVTGLPSGTLSIAPPGAELYLPPLTPHQTLGLLAKPQAASRAINRRVEVTPGADLNTSLDTPPSRFESRPGSSHSAPLLDVSIDRHYEFDARSPTEDLHYQNIREALPRQWNRPYLGYNPRARELELGTAASLAQSERVFSDSEIYSPVFPRGRPEPRENIHERVQAMKKEFQEYRQQQMELKQQQQHQETLGTGADGDSSTEANDGLGITKLESLI, via the exons TACCGGGATTCCCATCCGCTCCTTCGGAAGCGGACCACATCACTGCCAATGCTGGAGACTCTGTTGTCTTCAATTGTGACGTCCACTTCCCCGAAGGAAAGGCCGTGCCCTATGTGGTTCAGTACAGGAAAAAG ggcAAGGATCTTCCCATCTATATTTGGTATGCCAACTATCCATCCCACGTGGACAAGGAGTATGCCGGACGAGTCAGCAAAATCGATTCCATGGACTCCATCTACGGCCTGGCAAGCCTCAACATCACTAATGTCAATGAGAAAGACCGTGGATGGTATAATTGCGAGGTTCTCTTCCTCAACCGAGGACCGGATACCACCAAT AATGGAACTTGGTACCACATGGATGTCCATGCGCCACCCTATTTCATGGACACTCCGGACGAGATCATGTACGTCAACACCCATGACTCGACCATTCTCAGTTGCGAG GCGGGGGGCACTCCAGCGCCTGAGATCCTTTGGTTCAAAGGAGACAAGGCCATTCAGATCTCCCATCGGATCGGCGTCTTCAATGACGGGACGGAACTGAGGATTTCTAACATTTTGGAGCGTGATCTCGGGGATTACACGTGTATAGCGCGGAATGGTGTCTACAATGGAAGCATTCACTTTACCACCAAACTTGTGATGGCAG GCGCCGCTGTAATAACCGATCCGCCCAAGAATCAAACCGCAGCCGAGGGTCATGGCGTCAGCTTTGAGTGCAAGGGTGAGGCCAATCCAGGGAACATATCCGTGGCCTGGTTTAAGGATGGAATACCGATTCAATCGGTAAGGAGTCCCAATTTCGAAGCGTCTGTTACATCAGATGGAACGTTGGTGATCCGCAAGGCGAAATCCGAATCCCAAGGCCGCTACACGTGCAAAGTCAGCAACGGCATCGGAAGACCCATCGAAGCCACAGCTTACCTAGCAATTGAAT ATCCGGCCAGGGTGACGTACCATCCTGATGTCCAATATATTCCGCGAGGACTGCAGGGGATCATTCGGTGTTACATCGATTCGAATCCTCCAATTCAGTTTGTCACATGGACCAAAGATAAAAGAATTTATGATCCGTTCGGCCTGCCTGGAGTGATGGCCATGGAGAATGGTTCCATTCTCATTGATCGC GTGACCCAAGAACACGCGGGAGACTACGTCTGTACTCCTTACAACATTCATGGGACAGGGCGGTCCTCGAAAGTCATGCAAGTGATTATCAAGGATCCACCAACTATGCTCAGACGTCCAGAACAGGAGTATCACCGATCCGTGGGCGACAAAATCACCATGCCTTGTCGTGCTATTGGAACGCCTAAACCAAAGATCTCGTGGAGAAGG GTGGATGGGCATCATTTGCCTCGGAAACGCCATAAATTGTACAACGGAGAGCTGACCCTTGACGCTCTCCACAAAAGTGATCACGGAGTGTACGAGTGTGTGGTCGAAAACGAGGTGGCCACCATTGTGGCTCGAactgagctgaaaattgaacgaACCACACCTCACGCTCCCACCAATTTGACTGTGGCCAATTCCCAGACCTTTGCTGTCACCATCGAATGGATGCCCGGATATAGCGGGTGTGCCGCGTGCCAGCAGACTTACAAAATCAG ATATCGGGAAAAGGACTCGAAGTTCCCGAACTGGATTGAACTGGCCGTCAATCCCCCGGATGCGAGGAAGATTCGCATCCACAACCTGAAATCGAATACCAAGTACGAGTTCCAAGTGATTGGCACCAATGAATATGGAGATGGGATGTACAGTCAAATCATCGAAGCTCAAACCAAAG CTGACGGGGGTTTGGAGTGGTCCGTGTACCCTCCTACTGCCTCACCCTCGGAACAATCCACTTCCACTG CCTGCCGTGGTCGCCTTAGAAAAAATGGTACTCTCACTTCAAAGCCGCGGGGTGCTCGAAGGAAACTTCTCTCATCAG ACTGCATTGACCTCAATTTGGAAATTCACGGTTGCTCCTGCAGAAACAGTGGTTCTGGCCCCACGG ACATTCCCCCCGGCGAGGCTCCACCTCCAGCCACGAATCTATCGCTCACCCAAGAAGCCGGAGGATGGGTCCTTCGATGGCAGGGACCTCCGAAGGGCTCCAATGTGAGTTACTACACCATTCAGATCAAAAAGAACTCCCAAGGAGGCAAATGGAAGCCTTTGACCGATCAAAAGATCGATGTAGAAGAAGCCTCCTACATGT TTAAGAATATGGGCACCGCCAAGTCCTACTTGTTCCGCGTGTTCAGCCATTCGGTGACCTCGTATTCGATCTCGGAGGAACACGCCTACGATCTCCCGGAGAATGTGAAACGCCGAGCCGTGACGGCCGGTCTCATTGGGGGCATTCTTTTCTTCATAGTGGCCATTGTTCTCTCTGTGTGCACGGTCAAGATCTGCAATAAGCGAAGGCGGAGGAAACAGGAGAGAG CTTACAATATGGTTGCATGCAGATTATCCCAAACTAGAAATGGTGGCCAAATGAGCCAACAAGTGCCTTTGAAGAG AAATGGAAAGAGCGGAATTCCAGCTATGAGGATGTCGCACTCTAATAGCGATCCTCATCCCATGTATCGACCTCAAACGACCAAGAAATCTCTCTCGCTTCGGAAAGGTCTTATGTCAATGTTTGACCAAACCGCTGATTGCATTATGTCTTTAGAGGAGCGCCTCGTATCAATCAACAATAACCAGACCGTCCACGGGCAGACTCACTCCAACCGTGCGTATTGGTCCAATGAGCCGGATTACAGTGATGGCAAGGAACGAGCTCGGCCGTTCAAATTGGGATCACAGCGACGTGGCGTCAAATACTCGTTCCATGTTGAATACCCTTCGAGCTCGGGGAACCGGGGCCTGATCTCACGTTCCAAAGATGGCAAATTTCATCTCGAGGATGACGATGTCAACGATGAGGGCGGGTTTGAAGTGGCATTGCCGCCTAATCGCTTCCGCACGAGGAGTGTGGCCATCATTGCCGGTTACACCTCGGAACGACTCTATAGTAATATGCCTCCGGGGGCTTTCGTTGTAGAAAGTGGAATGTACAAAGTAGGCGCGGATCGAGAGTGGGAACGCCCAGAGCCGATATATTGGCGACAG GTTGTCtatggcaaaaatggcagtgATGGCTCTGGCACCTTACCCAAGCCACCACATCCTCGAAGCAAACAAGTGGGCCGATTGGCGGAGGAGGATTTGAAGCGTCTCAGGGCCATGGAACCCTCTTCTACGTCAATCAATACCATTAATGGCAACAGTTCACAACAAAATCTCATTCGAACCAGTAACCTTGAACTGGTAAGGGCCGATCAGGGTACGGCCGCCGGGCATGTCAAATTGAGAGCGTCCAGCCCACTGGATCAGCAAGTGCCGCTCACCGCATGGATGAGCCCCATTCACAACTACAGCGACGTCAGCTCTGTCAGTCATCAAGAGAGGTCCATACCCAGCACCCTCTTGACTAATCCCACCTCCAGTCTCAGTTTAACTAGTCCAAACCTAACAGCGGAGAACACAGCCTCCAGCAGAAGCCTCAAAAACACTCAACGAAGCACAGACCTTCACACCATTCCTGAACATCTACCTAGTGAAGAGGAGGCACCACCCGCCTATTCTGCCACGCCTGAGCAAAATCTGAGTGTGGTTCAAGCCGACATTCACCACCCAGGCTTACCCAATCAACCCCGGGCCTACGCTCTTCCTTCCCAGCACCCATATTGGGCCGCAGGCCATACCTACCTCAACGCAGACGTAATGTTTCCCAACTATGCTTTGAACTATCCCGCTCCCGTACATGGTAGTATATCGCCTTCTCGGCAATATCCCGACTTGCCCACCCCGACCATTCCGTACTGGCATTCTTTGTATGTCCAACCTGCGGTGGATCCACGTTTATGGGACCTGCAAAACCCTTTGGCCACATCCTCCCCACCCATTCGTGAAGCGGCCGGTGAAGCTCCACCCGAGTATGAAAACATGAAGTACATGTCTGGCCGCAGGACTGCCATGCAACCACCAACCAGGCCAATCAAGCGGAAACCTCCCGACTTGGCTCAATCGCGATCCAAGCAAAATCGACATTCAGCTGTGATAGATGGACAATTGGCCAACCGACAAGATCTCAACAAACCAACTGTTAGCGTAAGTTCTAGTTCAAAAAACAATCCGGGAACCCCGGGTCAGAGTCGCTCAAGGGCAGAGGATCAGCTGAGCCTCGTGAGTGAAGTTCTGGACGCAGAGGTCACGGCCTTGACCAATTCATCGTCCCCGGGCAGCTACAGCAATGGTGGCACATTTGATGGGCACGAGCAGCATGATCTCGAAGAGGTCCAAGAGGCCattaaaaaagcaaaggaACGAATGGGCAGTCCGAGCACAACCACAACTACCCTGGGCGGCGGAAGTCTCTCTCAGCCTGAAGAATCCTCGTCCTCGAGTGGAATCCCTAGCAAAAACAATTCGCAACACCAaacttcttcctcctcctctcatTCAACATCGGGCTCCAATGCCAACCAGGCCTCTCTCATGTCCCCTGATCTCAGTTCCAAAAGTACTCTGGAACCCATTCTGGAGCCTATCCAACCATTTTATGAAAATTGGCCCCCACTCAAAGTTGGAACAGGGTATCTTCCAGCAATTCAGCCCAAAGTTCACACCTATTATGGCTACCAGTACGTGACTGGTCTGCCATCGGGAACACTGTCCATTGCGCCCCCGGGTGCCGAACTTTACCTCCCTCCTCTAACCCCTCATCAAACCCTAGGGCTCCTGGCAAAACCACAGGCCGCTTCTCGGGCCATTAACAGAAGGGTCGAGGTCACTCCCGGAGCTGACTTGAACACATCACTCGACACACCTCCTTCAAGgttcgagtcacgcccaggCTCCTCGCATTCTGCTCCTCTCTTAGACGTCAGCATTGACCGTCATTACGAGTTTGACGCCCGGAGTCCAACGGAGGACCTCCATTACCAAAACATACGAGAAGCCCTGCCCCGGCAGTGGAACCGCCCGTACTTGGGGTACAACCCTCGGGCTCGTGAGCTGGAATTGGGAACGGCCGCGTCATTGGCACAAAGTGAGAGAGTGTTCAGCGATTCGGAAATCTACTCACCTGTGTTTCCTCGTGGTCGACCTGAACCTCGGGAGAACATCCATGAGCGTGTGCAAGCCATGAAAAAAGAGTTTCAAGAGTATCGACAGCAGCAAATGGAGCTcaagcaacagcagcaacatcAAGAAACTCTCGGCACCGGAGCAGACGGCGATTCTTCGACGGAAGCTAACGATGGTCTCGGCATCACAAAACTTGAGAGTCTGATCTGA
- the LOC131890023 gene encoding protein turtle-like isoform X1 — protein sequence MSPSSSGRSQRRFKAMGVSDMPTSVPLVLFVILALCLHTVPGFPSAPSEADHITANAGDSVVFNCDVHFPEGKAVPYVVQYRKKGKDLPIYIWYANYPSHVDKEYAGRVSKIDSMDSIYGLASLNITNVNEKDRGWYNCEVLFLNRGPDTTNNGTWYHMDVHAPPYFMDTPDEIMYVNTHDSTILSCEAGGTPAPEILWFKGDKAIQISHRIGVFNDGTELRISNILERDLGDYTCIARNGVYNGSIHFTTKLVMAGAAVITDPPKNQTAAEGHGVSFECKGEANPGNISVAWFKDGIPIQSVRSPNFEASVTSDGTLVIRKAKSESQGRYTCKVSNGIGRPIEATAYLAIEYPARVTYHPDVQYIPRGLQGIIRCYIDSNPPIQFVTWTKDKRIYDPFGLPGVMAMENGSILIDRVTQEHAGDYVCTPYNIHGTGRSSKVMQVIIKDPPTMLRRPEQEYHRSVGDKITMPCRAIGTPKPKISWRRVDGHHLPRKRHKLYNGELTLDALHKSDHGVYECVVENEVATIVARTELKIERTTPHAPTNLTVANSQTFAVTIEWMPGYSGCAACQQTYKIRYREKDSKFPNWIELAVNPPDARKIRIHNLKSNTKYEFQVIGTNEYGDGMYSQIIEAQTKADGGLEWSVYPPTASPSEQSTSTACRGRLRKNGTLTSKPRGARRKLLSSDCIDLNLEIHGCSCRNSGSGPTDIPPGEAPPPATNLSLTQEAGGWVLRWQGPPKGSNVSYYTIQIKKNSQGGKWKPLTDQKIDVEEASYMFKNMGTAKSYLFRVFSHSVTSYSISEEHAYDLPENVKRRAVTAGLIGGILFFIVAIVLSVCTVKICNKRRRRKQERAIQEIQNSNVPTYNMVACRLSQTRNGGQMSQQVPLKRNGKSGIPAMRMSHSNSDPHPMYRPQTTKKSLSLRKGLMSMFDQTADCIMSLEERLVSINNNQTVHGQTHSNRAYWSNEPDYSDGKERARPFKLGSQRRGVKYSFHVEYPSSSGNRGLISRSKDGKFHLEDDDVNDEGGFEVALPPNRFRTRSVAIIAGYTSERLYSNMPPGAFVVESGMYKVGADREWERPEPIYWRQVVYGKNGSDGSGTLPKPPHPRSKQVGRLAEEDLKRLRAMEPSSTSINTINGNSSQQNLIRTSNLELVRADQGTAAGHVKLRASSPLDQQVPLTAWMSPIHNYSDVSSVSHQERSIPSTLLTNPTSSLSLTSPNLTAENTASSRSLKNTQRSTDLHTIPEHLPSEEEAPPAYSATPEQNLSVVQADIHHPGLPNQPRAYALPSQHPYWAAGHTYLNADVMFPNYALNYPAPVHGSISPSRQYPDLPTPTIPYWHSLYVQPAVDPRLWDLQNPLATSSPPIREAAGEAPPEYENMKYMSGRRTAMQPPTRPIKRKPPDLAQSRSKQNRHSAVIDGQLANRQDLNKPTVSVSSSSKNNPGTPGQSRSRAEDQLSLVSEVLDAEVTALTNSSSPGSYSNGGTFDGHEQHDLEEVQEAIKKAKERMGSPSTTTTTLGGGSLSQPEESSSSSGIPSKNNSQHQTSSSSSHSTSGSNANQASLMSPDLSSKSTLEPILEPIQPFYENWPPLKVGTGYLPAIQPKVHTYYGYQYVTGLPSGTLSIAPPGAELYLPPLTPHQTLGLLAKPQAASRAINRRVEVTPGADLNTSLDTPPSRFESRPGSSHSAPLLDVSIDRHYEFDARSPTEDLHYQNIREALPRQWNRPYLGYNPRARELELGTAASLAQSERVFSDSEIYSPVFPRGRPEPRENIHERVQAMKKEFQEYRQQQMELKQQQQHQETLGTGADGDSSTEANDGLGITKLESLI from the exons TACCGGGATTCCCATCCGCTCCTTCGGAAGCGGACCACATCACTGCCAATGCTGGAGACTCTGTTGTCTTCAATTGTGACGTCCACTTCCCCGAAGGAAAGGCCGTGCCCTATGTGGTTCAGTACAGGAAAAAG ggcAAGGATCTTCCCATCTATATTTGGTATGCCAACTATCCATCCCACGTGGACAAGGAGTATGCCGGACGAGTCAGCAAAATCGATTCCATGGACTCCATCTACGGCCTGGCAAGCCTCAACATCACTAATGTCAATGAGAAAGACCGTGGATGGTATAATTGCGAGGTTCTCTTCCTCAACCGAGGACCGGATACCACCAAT AATGGAACTTGGTACCACATGGATGTCCATGCGCCACCCTATTTCATGGACACTCCGGACGAGATCATGTACGTCAACACCCATGACTCGACCATTCTCAGTTGCGAG GCGGGGGGCACTCCAGCGCCTGAGATCCTTTGGTTCAAAGGAGACAAGGCCATTCAGATCTCCCATCGGATCGGCGTCTTCAATGACGGGACGGAACTGAGGATTTCTAACATTTTGGAGCGTGATCTCGGGGATTACACGTGTATAGCGCGGAATGGTGTCTACAATGGAAGCATTCACTTTACCACCAAACTTGTGATGGCAG GCGCCGCTGTAATAACCGATCCGCCCAAGAATCAAACCGCAGCCGAGGGTCATGGCGTCAGCTTTGAGTGCAAGGGTGAGGCCAATCCAGGGAACATATCCGTGGCCTGGTTTAAGGATGGAATACCGATTCAATCGGTAAGGAGTCCCAATTTCGAAGCGTCTGTTACATCAGATGGAACGTTGGTGATCCGCAAGGCGAAATCCGAATCCCAAGGCCGCTACACGTGCAAAGTCAGCAACGGCATCGGAAGACCCATCGAAGCCACAGCTTACCTAGCAATTGAAT ATCCGGCCAGGGTGACGTACCATCCTGATGTCCAATATATTCCGCGAGGACTGCAGGGGATCATTCGGTGTTACATCGATTCGAATCCTCCAATTCAGTTTGTCACATGGACCAAAGATAAAAGAATTTATGATCCGTTCGGCCTGCCTGGAGTGATGGCCATGGAGAATGGTTCCATTCTCATTGATCGC GTGACCCAAGAACACGCGGGAGACTACGTCTGTACTCCTTACAACATTCATGGGACAGGGCGGTCCTCGAAAGTCATGCAAGTGATTATCAAGGATCCACCAACTATGCTCAGACGTCCAGAACAGGAGTATCACCGATCCGTGGGCGACAAAATCACCATGCCTTGTCGTGCTATTGGAACGCCTAAACCAAAGATCTCGTGGAGAAGG GTGGATGGGCATCATTTGCCTCGGAAACGCCATAAATTGTACAACGGAGAGCTGACCCTTGACGCTCTCCACAAAAGTGATCACGGAGTGTACGAGTGTGTGGTCGAAAACGAGGTGGCCACCATTGTGGCTCGAactgagctgaaaattgaacgaACCACACCTCACGCTCCCACCAATTTGACTGTGGCCAATTCCCAGACCTTTGCTGTCACCATCGAATGGATGCCCGGATATAGCGGGTGTGCCGCGTGCCAGCAGACTTACAAAATCAG ATATCGGGAAAAGGACTCGAAGTTCCCGAACTGGATTGAACTGGCCGTCAATCCCCCGGATGCGAGGAAGATTCGCATCCACAACCTGAAATCGAATACCAAGTACGAGTTCCAAGTGATTGGCACCAATGAATATGGAGATGGGATGTACAGTCAAATCATCGAAGCTCAAACCAAAG CTGACGGGGGTTTGGAGTGGTCCGTGTACCCTCCTACTGCCTCACCCTCGGAACAATCCACTTCCACTG CCTGCCGTGGTCGCCTTAGAAAAAATGGTACTCTCACTTCAAAGCCGCGGGGTGCTCGAAGGAAACTTCTCTCATCAG ACTGCATTGACCTCAATTTGGAAATTCACGGTTGCTCCTGCAGAAACAGTGGTTCTGGCCCCACGG ACATTCCCCCCGGCGAGGCTCCACCTCCAGCCACGAATCTATCGCTCACCCAAGAAGCCGGAGGATGGGTCCTTCGATGGCAGGGACCTCCGAAGGGCTCCAATGTGAGTTACTACACCATTCAGATCAAAAAGAACTCCCAAGGAGGCAAATGGAAGCCTTTGACCGATCAAAAGATCGATGTAGAAGAAGCCTCCTACATGT TTAAGAATATGGGCACCGCCAAGTCCTACTTGTTCCGCGTGTTCAGCCATTCGGTGACCTCGTATTCGATCTCGGAGGAACACGCCTACGATCTCCCGGAGAATGTGAAACGCCGAGCCGTGACGGCCGGTCTCATTGGGGGCATTCTTTTCTTCATAGTGGCCATTGTTCTCTCTGTGTGCACGGTCAAGATCTGCAATAAGCGAAGGCGGAGGAAACAGGAGAGAG ccattcaagaGATCCAGAACTCTAATGTGCCAA CTTACAATATGGTTGCATGCAGATTATCCCAAACTAGAAATGGTGGCCAAATGAGCCAACAAGTGCCTTTGAAGAG AAATGGAAAGAGCGGAATTCCAGCTATGAGGATGTCGCACTCTAATAGCGATCCTCATCCCATGTATCGACCTCAAACGACCAAGAAATCTCTCTCGCTTCGGAAAGGTCTTATGTCAATGTTTGACCAAACCGCTGATTGCATTATGTCTTTAGAGGAGCGCCTCGTATCAATCAACAATAACCAGACCGTCCACGGGCAGACTCACTCCAACCGTGCGTATTGGTCCAATGAGCCGGATTACAGTGATGGCAAGGAACGAGCTCGGCCGTTCAAATTGGGATCACAGCGACGTGGCGTCAAATACTCGTTCCATGTTGAATACCCTTCGAGCTCGGGGAACCGGGGCCTGATCTCACGTTCCAAAGATGGCAAATTTCATCTCGAGGATGACGATGTCAACGATGAGGGCGGGTTTGAAGTGGCATTGCCGCCTAATCGCTTCCGCACGAGGAGTGTGGCCATCATTGCCGGTTACACCTCGGAACGACTCTATAGTAATATGCCTCCGGGGGCTTTCGTTGTAGAAAGTGGAATGTACAAAGTAGGCGCGGATCGAGAGTGGGAACGCCCAGAGCCGATATATTGGCGACAG GTTGTCtatggcaaaaatggcagtgATGGCTCTGGCACCTTACCCAAGCCACCACATCCTCGAAGCAAACAAGTGGGCCGATTGGCGGAGGAGGATTTGAAGCGTCTCAGGGCCATGGAACCCTCTTCTACGTCAATCAATACCATTAATGGCAACAGTTCACAACAAAATCTCATTCGAACCAGTAACCTTGAACTGGTAAGGGCCGATCAGGGTACGGCCGCCGGGCATGTCAAATTGAGAGCGTCCAGCCCACTGGATCAGCAAGTGCCGCTCACCGCATGGATGAGCCCCATTCACAACTACAGCGACGTCAGCTCTGTCAGTCATCAAGAGAGGTCCATACCCAGCACCCTCTTGACTAATCCCACCTCCAGTCTCAGTTTAACTAGTCCAAACCTAACAGCGGAGAACACAGCCTCCAGCAGAAGCCTCAAAAACACTCAACGAAGCACAGACCTTCACACCATTCCTGAACATCTACCTAGTGAAGAGGAGGCACCACCCGCCTATTCTGCCACGCCTGAGCAAAATCTGAGTGTGGTTCAAGCCGACATTCACCACCCAGGCTTACCCAATCAACCCCGGGCCTACGCTCTTCCTTCCCAGCACCCATATTGGGCCGCAGGCCATACCTACCTCAACGCAGACGTAATGTTTCCCAACTATGCTTTGAACTATCCCGCTCCCGTACATGGTAGTATATCGCCTTCTCGGCAATATCCCGACTTGCCCACCCCGACCATTCCGTACTGGCATTCTTTGTATGTCCAACCTGCGGTGGATCCACGTTTATGGGACCTGCAAAACCCTTTGGCCACATCCTCCCCACCCATTCGTGAAGCGGCCGGTGAAGCTCCACCCGAGTATGAAAACATGAAGTACATGTCTGGCCGCAGGACTGCCATGCAACCACCAACCAGGCCAATCAAGCGGAAACCTCCCGACTTGGCTCAATCGCGATCCAAGCAAAATCGACATTCAGCTGTGATAGATGGACAATTGGCCAACCGACAAGATCTCAACAAACCAACTGTTAGCGTAAGTTCTAGTTCAAAAAACAATCCGGGAACCCCGGGTCAGAGTCGCTCAAGGGCAGAGGATCAGCTGAGCCTCGTGAGTGAAGTTCTGGACGCAGAGGTCACGGCCTTGACCAATTCATCGTCCCCGGGCAGCTACAGCAATGGTGGCACATTTGATGGGCACGAGCAGCATGATCTCGAAGAGGTCCAAGAGGCCattaaaaaagcaaaggaACGAATGGGCAGTCCGAGCACAACCACAACTACCCTGGGCGGCGGAAGTCTCTCTCAGCCTGAAGAATCCTCGTCCTCGAGTGGAATCCCTAGCAAAAACAATTCGCAACACCAaacttcttcctcctcctctcatTCAACATCGGGCTCCAATGCCAACCAGGCCTCTCTCATGTCCCCTGATCTCAGTTCCAAAAGTACTCTGGAACCCATTCTGGAGCCTATCCAACCATTTTATGAAAATTGGCCCCCACTCAAAGTTGGAACAGGGTATCTTCCAGCAATTCAGCCCAAAGTTCACACCTATTATGGCTACCAGTACGTGACTGGTCTGCCATCGGGAACACTGTCCATTGCGCCCCCGGGTGCCGAACTTTACCTCCCTCCTCTAACCCCTCATCAAACCCTAGGGCTCCTGGCAAAACCACAGGCCGCTTCTCGGGCCATTAACAGAAGGGTCGAGGTCACTCCCGGAGCTGACTTGAACACATCACTCGACACACCTCCTTCAAGgttcgagtcacgcccaggCTCCTCGCATTCTGCTCCTCTCTTAGACGTCAGCATTGACCGTCATTACGAGTTTGACGCCCGGAGTCCAACGGAGGACCTCCATTACCAAAACATACGAGAAGCCCTGCCCCGGCAGTGGAACCGCCCGTACTTGGGGTACAACCCTCGGGCTCGTGAGCTGGAATTGGGAACGGCCGCGTCATTGGCACAAAGTGAGAGAGTGTTCAGCGATTCGGAAATCTACTCACCTGTGTTTCCTCGTGGTCGACCTGAACCTCGGGAGAACATCCATGAGCGTGTGCAAGCCATGAAAAAAGAGTTTCAAGAGTATCGACAGCAGCAAATGGAGCTcaagcaacagcagcaacatcAAGAAACTCTCGGCACCGGAGCAGACGGCGATTCTTCGACGGAAGCTAACGATGGTCTCGGCATCACAAAACTTGAGAGTCTGATCTGA